The following are encoded in a window of Mycobacterium sp. ELW1 genomic DNA:
- the coaD gene encoding pantetheine-phosphate adenylyltransferase produces the protein MSGAVCPGSFDPVTRGHVDIFERAAAQFDEVIVAVLINPNKAGMFDIDERIAMISEATAHLPNLHAESGQGLVVDFVKQRGMTAIVKGLRTGTDFEYELQMAQMNKHIAGVDTFFVATTPQYSFVSSSLAKEVATFGGDVSALLPESVNRRLQAKLAQRAR, from the coding sequence ATGAGTGGCGCGGTATGCCCGGGATCGTTCGATCCGGTGACGCGGGGTCATGTCGACATCTTCGAGCGGGCCGCAGCGCAATTCGACGAGGTGATCGTCGCCGTGCTGATCAATCCCAACAAGGCCGGCATGTTCGACATCGACGAGCGAATCGCGATGATCTCCGAAGCGACCGCCCATCTGCCGAACCTGCACGCCGAGTCGGGGCAGGGACTGGTCGTCGATTTCGTCAAGCAGCGCGGAATGACCGCGATCGTCAAGGGTCTGCGCACCGGAACAGATTTCGAGTACGAGCTGCAGATGGCCCAGATGAACAAGCACATCGCCGGGGTGGACACCTTCTTCGTGGCCACCACACCGCAGTATTCGTTCGTCTCCTCGTCGCTGGCCAAAGAGGTCGCGACATTCGGCGGTGACGTCTCGGCGCTGCTGCCGGAGTCGGTGAACCGCCGACTGCAGGCCAAGTTGGCCCAGCGCGCACGCTGA
- the rsmD gene encoding 16S rRNA (guanine(966)-N(2))-methyltransferase RsmD, with protein MTRIVGGSAGGRRLDVPPRGTRPTTDRVREALFNVLAARRDFDGLRVLDLYAGSGALGLEALSRGAASALFVESDSRAAAVIKRNVATLGLPGATVRRGAVAAVLAGGTDVPVDLVLADPPYEVSSADIEALLASLGRHGWVAPGSVVVVERATSSPELSWPAGWTAWDNRRYGDTRIEIAAC; from the coding sequence CTGACCCGCATCGTCGGGGGCAGCGCGGGCGGCCGGCGCCTCGATGTGCCGCCCCGTGGCACCCGACCGACCACGGACCGGGTCCGGGAGGCATTGTTCAATGTCCTTGCCGCGCGGCGGGATTTCGACGGTCTGCGGGTGCTGGACCTCTACGCCGGTTCGGGGGCGCTCGGGCTGGAAGCGCTGTCGCGCGGTGCGGCCTCGGCGTTGTTCGTCGAAAGTGATTCGCGCGCAGCCGCTGTCATCAAACGAAACGTCGCGACGTTGGGGCTGCCGGGAGCGACGGTACGCCGCGGCGCGGTCGCCGCGGTGCTCGCCGGCGGCACCGACGTACCTGTGGACCTGGTGCTGGCCGATCCGCCGTACGAGGTGTCGAGCGCCGACATCGAGGCCCTGCTGGCAAGTTTGGGCCGACACGGCTGGGTCGCGCCGGGCAGCGTGGTGGTAGTCGAACGGGCCACGTCGTCGCCGGAACTGTCCTGGCCGGCGGGCTGGACGGCCTGGGACAACCGCCGGTACGGAGATACCCGGATTGAGATCGCGGCCTGCTAG
- a CDS encoding pyruvate carboxylase, whose product MISKVLVANRGEIAIRAFRAAYEMGIGTVAIFPYEDRNSLHRLKADEAYQIGDVGHPVRAYLSVDEIVATAQAAGADAIYPGYGFLSENPELAAACAASGITFVGPDSSILELTGNKARAIAAAREAGLPVLTSSAPSASVEELVAAAQQMEFPLFVKAVAGGGGRGMRRVTEPSALPESIEAASREAESAFGDPTVFLEQAVVNPRHIEVQILADTHGNVIHLYERDCSVQRRHQKVIELAPAPNLDPALRERICADAVAFARHIGYTCAGTVEFLLDERGRHVFIEMNPRIQVEHTVTEEITDVDLVSAQLRIASGETLADLGLSQDAIAPHGAALQCRITTEDPANGFRPDTGRITTYRSPGGAGIRLDGGTHLGAEVAAHFDSMLVKLTCRGRDFPTAVARAKRAVAEFRIRGVSTNIPFLQAVLDDPDFQAGRITTSFIDERPELLTSRTSADRGTKMLKFLAEVTVNSPYRDRPRYYPQDKLPDIDIAASAPPPGSKQRLDELGPEGFATWLKDSPAIGVTDTTFRDAHQSLLATRVRSSGLLKVAPYIARMTPELLSIECWGGATYDVALRFLKEDPWERLASLREAIPNICLQMLLRGRNTVGYTPYPETVTHAFVDEAARTGVDIFRIFDALNNVESMRPAIDAVRSTGTAVAEVAMSYTGDLSNPAETLYTLDYWLRLAEQIVDAGAHVLAIKDMAGLLRPPAAHTLVSALCSRFDLPVHVHTHDTPGGQLATYTAAWHAGASAVDGAAAPLSGTTSQPPLSAIVAAAAHTPYDTGISLDAVCDLEPYWELLRRVYAPFEAGLPAPTGRVYHHEIPGGQLSNLRTQAIALGLGERFEDVENAYAGADRILGRLVKVTPSSKVVGDLALALVGAGITAEEFAEDPARQDIPDSVIGFLRGELGDPPGGWPEPLRTKALEGRGAAKPEQSLSVEDEKLLGEPGPARQAALNRLLFPGPTNEFEAHREEYGDTSGLSANQFWSGLRHGDEHRIELERGVELIVGLEAISEPDERGMRTVMCIINGQLRPVLVRDTNIAETVPAAEKADRNNPDHVAAPFAGVVTVGVAVDEKVKAGQTIATIEAMKMEAAITAPKSGTVTRVAVSSTAQVEGGDLLVVIGSEGLTGGSA is encoded by the coding sequence GTGATTTCCAAAGTCCTCGTGGCCAACCGCGGTGAGATTGCGATCCGAGCTTTCCGCGCCGCCTACGAAATGGGCATCGGCACGGTGGCGATTTTCCCGTACGAGGACCGCAATTCGTTGCACCGACTCAAGGCCGACGAGGCGTATCAGATCGGCGATGTCGGGCATCCGGTACGGGCATACCTGTCGGTCGACGAGATCGTCGCCACCGCCCAGGCGGCCGGTGCGGATGCGATCTATCCCGGTTACGGCTTCCTGTCGGAGAATCCCGAACTGGCGGCAGCCTGCGCGGCGTCGGGCATCACGTTCGTCGGCCCCGACTCCTCGATCCTCGAACTCACCGGCAACAAGGCGCGAGCGATCGCCGCCGCCCGTGAGGCGGGCCTGCCGGTGCTGACGTCGTCGGCGCCGTCGGCGTCGGTGGAGGAATTGGTCGCCGCGGCCCAGCAGATGGAATTCCCGCTGTTCGTCAAAGCCGTCGCCGGCGGCGGCGGGCGCGGTATGCGCCGGGTGACCGAGCCGTCGGCATTGCCGGAGTCCATCGAGGCCGCCAGTCGGGAGGCCGAGTCGGCGTTCGGTGATCCCACGGTGTTCCTCGAACAGGCTGTGGTGAATCCGCGTCACATCGAGGTGCAGATCCTCGCCGACACGCACGGCAACGTCATTCACCTCTACGAGCGCGACTGCAGTGTGCAGCGCCGCCATCAGAAGGTCATCGAACTGGCCCCGGCGCCCAACCTGGATCCCGCTCTGCGCGAGCGGATCTGCGCTGACGCCGTCGCCTTCGCCCGGCACATCGGCTACACCTGTGCGGGCACCGTCGAGTTCCTGCTCGACGAGCGCGGCCGGCATGTGTTCATCGAGATGAATCCCCGGATCCAGGTGGAGCACACCGTGACCGAGGAGATCACCGACGTCGACCTGGTGTCGGCTCAGCTGAGGATCGCCTCGGGGGAGACGCTGGCCGATCTGGGCCTGAGCCAGGACGCCATCGCGCCGCACGGCGCGGCGCTGCAATGCCGTATCACCACCGAGGATCCGGCCAACGGATTCCGCCCCGACACCGGGCGGATCACCACCTACCGCTCGCCGGGCGGAGCGGGGATCCGACTCGACGGCGGGACTCATCTGGGCGCTGAAGTCGCCGCGCATTTCGATTCGATGCTGGTCAAGCTGACCTGTCGTGGTCGCGATTTCCCCACCGCGGTGGCCCGGGCCAAGCGGGCGGTGGCCGAATTCCGGATCCGTGGTGTGTCGACGAATATCCCGTTCCTGCAAGCGGTTCTGGACGATCCGGATTTCCAGGCCGGGCGGATCACCACCTCGTTCATCGACGAGCGGCCCGAACTGTTGACGTCGCGTACCTCAGCGGACCGCGGAACCAAGATGCTGAAGTTCCTGGCCGAGGTGACCGTCAACTCGCCGTACCGGGACCGGCCCCGGTATTACCCGCAGGACAAACTGCCCGACATCGATATCGCGGCGAGCGCACCGCCGCCGGGCAGCAAGCAGCGCCTCGACGAACTGGGCCCCGAGGGTTTCGCCACGTGGCTCAAGGATTCTCCCGCGATCGGCGTGACCGATACGACGTTCCGCGACGCCCACCAGTCACTGCTGGCGACCCGCGTACGGTCCTCGGGGCTGCTCAAAGTCGCCCCGTACATCGCCCGGATGACGCCGGAGCTGTTGTCCATCGAATGCTGGGGTGGAGCGACTTATGATGTCGCGCTTCGGTTTTTGAAGGAAGACCCGTGGGAGCGGTTGGCCTCGCTGCGTGAGGCGATCCCCAACATCTGTCTGCAGATGCTGCTGCGCGGCCGCAACACGGTCGGCTACACGCCCTATCCGGAGACCGTGACGCACGCGTTCGTCGACGAGGCGGCCCGCACCGGTGTCGACATCTTCCGAATCTTCGACGCGCTCAACAACGTCGAGTCCATGCGGCCGGCCATCGATGCGGTGCGCTCGACCGGTACGGCGGTCGCCGAAGTGGCGATGTCCTACACCGGTGACCTGTCCAACCCGGCCGAAACGCTGTACACGCTGGACTACTGGCTGCGGCTGGCCGAGCAGATCGTCGACGCCGGCGCCCATGTGCTGGCGATCAAGGACATGGCCGGGCTGCTGCGCCCACCTGCGGCGCACACGCTGGTCTCCGCGCTGTGCAGCCGCTTCGACCTGCCGGTCCATGTGCACACCCACGACACCCCGGGCGGCCAGCTCGCCACGTACACCGCGGCCTGGCATGCCGGCGCCAGCGCGGTGGACGGGGCGGCGGCTCCGCTGTCGGGCACCACCAGCCAGCCCCCGCTGTCGGCGATCGTCGCCGCCGCGGCGCACACGCCGTACGACACCGGCATCAGCCTCGACGCGGTGTGCGACCTGGAGCCGTACTGGGAGTTGTTGCGCCGGGTATACGCCCCGTTCGAGGCCGGCCTGCCCGCGCCGACCGGCCGGGTGTATCACCACGAGATCCCCGGCGGTCAGCTCAGCAACCTGCGCACCCAGGCCATCGCACTGGGGCTGGGCGAACGTTTCGAGGACGTCGAGAACGCCTACGCGGGAGCCGACCGGATCCTGGGCCGCCTGGTGAAGGTGACGCCGTCGAGCAAGGTGGTCGGCGATCTGGCGCTGGCGTTGGTCGGTGCGGGCATCACTGCCGAGGAGTTCGCCGAAGACCCCGCGCGCCAGGACATCCCGGACTCGGTCATCGGGTTCCTGCGCGGCGAGCTGGGTGACCCGCCCGGGGGCTGGCCGGAACCGTTGCGCACCAAGGCGTTGGAAGGGCGTGGAGCCGCCAAGCCCGAACAGTCGCTGTCGGTCGAGGACGAGAAGCTGCTGGGAGAACCCGGCCCGGCCCGGCAGGCCGCACTGAACCGGCTGCTGTTCCCCGGACCCACCAACGAATTCGAGGCGCACCGCGAGGAATACGGCGACACCTCGGGACTGTCGGCCAACCAGTTCTGGTCCGGTCTGCGGCACGGCGACGAGCATCGAATCGAGCTCGAGCGCGGTGTCGAGCTGATCGTGGGGCTGGAGGCCATCTCCGAACCCGACGAACGAGGCATGCGCACCGTCATGTGCATCATCAACGGCCAGCTGCGCCCGGTGTTGGTGCGCGACACCAACATCGCCGAAACCGTGCCGGCCGCCGAGAAGGCCGACCGTAACAACCCCGATCACGTCGCCGCGCCTTTCGCCGGCGTTGTCACCGTCGGAGTCGCTGTCGACGAGAAGGTCAAAGCGGGCCAGACCATCGCCACCATCGAGGCGATGAAGATGGAGGCCGCCATCACCGCACCCAAGAGCGGCACCGTCACCCGTGTCGCCGTCAGTAGCACCGCGCAGGTCGAAGGCGGTGACCTGCTGGTGGTGATCGGTTCGGAGGGATTGACCGGGGGATCGGCCTGA
- a CDS encoding vitamin K epoxide reductase family protein — MSVATPAPVEPTEPVESKDPSGGVAVRPASAWWVLIAGIVGLVASATLTIEKIEILVNPAYVPSCSINPVLSCGSVMITPQASAFGFPNPLIGIASFAVVVVTGVLAVAKVRLPRWYWLGLTVGTALATVFIHWLIFQTLYRIGALCPYCMVVWAVTVPLLVVVSSIALRPLAGNVVARVIYTWRWSIVALWFTAVLLMILVRFWNYWSTLI, encoded by the coding sequence ATGAGCGTGGCGACCCCGGCTCCGGTCGAACCGACCGAACCCGTCGAGTCGAAAGACCCGTCGGGCGGGGTCGCGGTGCGGCCGGCCAGCGCCTGGTGGGTGCTGATCGCCGGCATAGTCGGTCTGGTCGCCTCGGCCACCCTGACGATCGAGAAGATCGAGATCCTGGTCAACCCGGCCTATGTGCCGAGTTGCAGCATCAACCCGGTGCTGTCGTGCGGATCGGTGATGATCACGCCGCAGGCGTCGGCCTTCGGCTTCCCGAACCCGCTGATCGGAATCGCCTCGTTCGCCGTCGTCGTGGTCACCGGCGTGCTCGCCGTGGCCAAGGTGCGGCTGCCGCGGTGGTACTGGCTGGGACTCACGGTGGGCACCGCGCTGGCCACGGTGTTCATCCACTGGCTGATCTTCCAGACGCTGTACCGCATCGGCGCACTGTGCCCGTACTGCATGGTGGTGTGGGCGGTCACCGTCCCGCTGTTGGTCGTGGTGTCCTCGATCGCTCTTCGTCCGCTCGCAGGCAACGTGGTCGCCCGGGTGATCTACACCTGGCGTTGGTCGATCGTGGCGTTGTGGTTCACCGCGGTGCTCTTGATGATCCTCGTCCGCTTCTGGAACTACTGGTCCACGCTCATCTAG
- a CDS encoding thioredoxin domain-containing protein, with the protein MATNKKSTPRYDLKAQDRKRNLAIQLGLTGIVVIFAVALVLYIVMSHDKKTAAAGDAHAVRIASSQLIKKDGTDEPKAVLSLYEDFQCPHCRDFEKAYGPTITKLVETGAVATDYNMVAILNSSANRNYSTRAANAAYCVADENKDAFLRFHGALFAQQPEEGSGVAPDNNALIETARQAGAAGGVPQCINTGKYSDMVEGLAAASKITATPTIRLNGQDISPASPEDLIAKVTGIVGNVPGLK; encoded by the coding sequence GTGGCCACCAACAAGAAATCCACCCCCCGCTACGACCTGAAAGCCCAGGACCGTAAGCGCAACCTGGCCATCCAGCTGGGGCTGACCGGCATCGTCGTGATCTTCGCCGTGGCCCTGGTGCTCTACATCGTGATGAGTCACGACAAGAAGACCGCTGCCGCCGGTGACGCGCACGCGGTGCGGATCGCGTCCAGCCAGCTGATCAAGAAGGACGGCACCGACGAGCCCAAGGCGGTTCTGTCGCTCTACGAAGACTTCCAGTGTCCGCACTGCCGTGATTTCGAAAAGGCCTACGGCCCGACCATCACCAAGCTTGTCGAGACTGGCGCCGTGGCCACCGACTACAACATGGTCGCGATCCTGAACTCGTCGGCGAACAGGAACTATTCGACGCGCGCTGCCAACGCGGCCTACTGCGTCGCAGACGAGAACAAGGACGCCTTCCTCCGATTCCACGGCGCGCTGTTCGCCCAGCAGCCCGAGGAGGGTTCGGGCGTCGCGCCGGACAACAACGCCCTGATCGAGACGGCCCGGCAAGCCGGTGCGGCCGGCGGCGTGCCGCAGTGCATCAACACCGGCAAGTACAGCGACATGGTCGAAGGTCTGGCCGCGGCATCGAAGATCACGGCGACGCCGACCATCCGGCTCAACGGCCAGGACATCAGCCCGGCTTCGCCCGAGGACCTGATCGCCAAGGTGACCGGCATCGTGGGCAACGTGCCAGGACTGAAATGA
- a CDS encoding alpha/beta hydrolase: protein MTETVSGTARSRFLQRALPVANRAGVKAIPHLPSAVKRLLSGGRAITIDGNTLDPSIQMMLAAQRAVGMSSLAVTGDPIATRRQNREATDSLDEANVHVAQISPLDIPGPAGIIPARHYRPADGDGAPLLVFYHGGGFVFGDLETHDSACRLICRDAGVHVLSIDYRLAPEHKAPAAVDDAYAAYLWAVLNAAELGADADRIAVGGDSAGGNLAAVVTQLARDGGGRQPSLQWLIYPATDLRGGTRSRTLFADGFLLSKRDMDWFADAYVEGSGVDITDPRVSPLLADDLSGLAPALVITAGFDPLRDEGEQYAAKLQAAGVVTDVRQMGPMTHAFLNLNALGGQVSRCNAEMISALRAHLARA from the coding sequence ATGACAGAGACCGTGTCCGGCACCGCGCGAAGCCGGTTCCTGCAGAGGGCGTTGCCGGTGGCCAACCGCGCCGGAGTCAAGGCCATCCCGCATCTGCCGAGCGCCGTGAAGAGATTGCTGTCGGGTGGGCGCGCGATCACGATCGACGGAAATACCCTCGATCCGTCGATCCAGATGATGCTGGCCGCCCAGCGCGCGGTCGGCATGAGCAGCCTCGCGGTGACCGGCGATCCGATCGCCACCCGCCGGCAGAACCGGGAAGCCACCGACAGCCTCGACGAGGCGAACGTCCACGTTGCTCAGATCTCCCCGCTGGACATTCCCGGTCCCGCAGGAATCATTCCGGCGCGGCACTATCGCCCCGCCGACGGCGACGGCGCGCCGCTGCTGGTCTTCTATCACGGCGGCGGATTCGTCTTCGGCGACCTCGAGACGCACGATTCGGCCTGCCGGTTGATCTGCCGCGACGCCGGCGTGCACGTTCTGTCCATCGATTACCGGCTGGCGCCCGAACACAAGGCGCCCGCCGCCGTCGACGACGCCTACGCCGCCTACCTGTGGGCGGTGTTGAACGCAGCCGAGCTGGGCGCCGACGCCGACCGCATCGCCGTGGGCGGTGACAGCGCCGGCGGCAACCTGGCCGCGGTGGTGACCCAGCTGGCCCGCGACGGCGGCGGCCGCCAGCCGAGCCTGCAGTGGCTGATCTACCCGGCCACCGACCTGCGCGGCGGAACTCGCTCGCGCACCTTGTTCGCCGACGGCTTCCTGCTGTCCAAACGCGATATGGACTGGTTCGCCGACGCCTACGTCGAGGGGTCCGGCGTCGATATCACCGATCCGCGAGTGTCGCCGTTGCTGGCCGACGATCTCAGCGGGCTCGCCCCGGCGCTGGTCATCACGGCGGGGTTCGATCCGCTGCGCGACGAAGGCGAACAGTACGCGGCAAAGCTGCAGGCAGCGGGCGTGGTGACCGACGTGCGGCAGATGGGCCCGATGACCCACGCATTCCTCAACCTGAATGCGCTGGGCGGCCAGGTCAGCCGGTGCAATGCCGAGATGATCTCGGCACTGCGCGCCCACCTCGCCCGCGCCTGA
- a CDS encoding aldo/keto reductase codes for MPAAAIPTVTLNDDNTLPVLGLGVAELSAEETESAVATALEAGYRLIQTAKGNEEAVGRAIAASGLPRDELFVATKLATEDQGFQSSQDAVRASLERLGLEYVDLYLMDWPAEQNGKYIDAWGGIMRSRQDGLIKSIGVANFTPENLSDIIDLSYFPPVVNQIELHPLLNQTELRAVHSERSILTGAYIPADEGKLANNPAIGEVAAAHGKSPAQVLIRWSLQQGDIVVPRSAAPAQIAENADVFDFELTAAEMETLNGLDDGTRFLPNPGT; via the coding sequence ATGCCGGCGGCCGCGATCCCCACCGTCACGCTCAACGACGACAACACCCTCCCCGTGCTGGGCCTCGGCGTCGCCGAGCTGTCCGCCGAGGAGACCGAAAGCGCGGTGGCCACCGCCCTGGAGGCGGGTTATCGGCTGATCCAGACCGCCAAGGGCAACGAGGAGGCCGTCGGGCGCGCCATCGCCGCGTCGGGCCTCCCCCGCGACGAACTGTTCGTCGCCACCAAGCTCGCCACCGAGGACCAGGGTTTCCAGTCGTCCCAGGACGCCGTCAGGGCCAGCCTCGAACGCCTGGGCCTGGAGTATGTGGACCTGTATCTGATGGACTGGCCTGCGGAGCAGAACGGCAAGTACATCGACGCCTGGGGCGGCATCATGCGGTCCCGCCAGGACGGTCTGATCAAGTCGATCGGCGTCGCGAACTTCACCCCCGAGAACCTGTCGGACATCATCGACCTGAGCTATTTCCCGCCGGTGGTCAACCAGATCGAACTGCACCCCCTGCTCAACCAGACCGAGTTGCGCGCGGTACACAGCGAGCGCTCGATCCTCACCGGGGCTTACATCCCCGCCGATGAGGGCAAGCTGGCGAATAATCCCGCAATCGGCGAAGTAGCTGCGGCGCACGGGAAGTCACCGGCACAGGTGCTGATCCGCTGGAGCCTGCAGCAGGGCGATATCGTCGTTCCCCGCTCGGCCGCACCGGCACAGATCGCCGAGAACGCGGATGTGTTCGACTTCGAACTCACCGCGGCGGAGATGGAGACCCTCAACGGTCTCGACGACGGGACCCGGTTCCTGCCGAATCCGGGAACCTAG